The DNA sequence tgcaagtgTATAAATACATAGCACCTGTGCAGTGAACAGCACGAGTAAATCcgtgcttgtgccgctggACAATGCATTGATCATGCTGGAGAGGGAAGACAGAATTACCCGCATGCGCATGCAAATGAGGCCGCCGAGAAATAGGAATGCGATCCGTGGAGCCCATGTATGCACATCGATATCCATGCCAAACATGCGCACAGCATACGCAAAGCATGTCGACACGAAATCAGGAGATGCTCCCGTATTGTAGCCAAAAAAGACGAGGTTCAGCAAGCACTGGACGATCCGGAACGCACAATACAGCGAAAACAAGTACCCACATGCAAGCAGGATCCTGCCAAATACGGTGCGTGAATAGCGAAtccggcgctgctgggccTGCATGACGTCCaaatcgctgcgcatcaCGCTCGCCATCATCGCGAGCCCCGTAATCTCGGTGTGAAGCGCTGCGAGCTCCTTGTCTTTGCTGGAGCGCGTAAAGTAGCGCGATATACCAGTGCGTGGCCCGTCCGCCTCAATGTCCGCTTCGAGCATCcttgcacttgcgcggcgtgcttgcaggtccgtgcatgtgcgcacAAATGACGCTTCAGCGCCGTCCACGTCCATCTCGCGCCACTTTTtcttgcgtcgcagcgaCAGCATTTCGTACGAGTCGCACATTGCACCTGCCGCAGCTGTGCCAGAAAGCACAGCAATCATAGAaatgccaagcacgcctGCACGACtgagcacggcgccgtACAAACCGGTAATGGCGGGTTGTACCGTGCTCGGCACCGGGATACGAAAGAATGCGAAGCACCAACCCACAAACAAGGCCACACTTGCCATTGTGCGTGAAGTTGACCAGCGCTTCCCGCGCTCCCCTACACACAAGAGCAGACACGCCGCAAAAGGCAGAATAAGAATGATGAACAGGACGACGAGCGGTAAGGAAAAGTGCCAGTTCGCGGTGATGAAGCCCTTGTCGCCATAAAGATGCTCCAGGAGAACAAATACGCACATCATGCCACActcctccagcgcaagACAAAATAGCACACTGGATATCTCCAGTGGTAGTTGCCAAAACGACCGTCCTCGCCGCACAGTCCCCGCATGGGCCAACGGGAGCGCAAAAGACGCCGCAGTTTTGTCATGCGCGGGCTCCAGTGCAACATACTGCGCTTCACCGAGCAGCCAAGGGTGTGCAATACAAGCAAGTGCGCCAATGCACCCCCGCAGCACCACGACGAGCATCCAAGCCGCCCCAGACGCCATCGTGGAAGCAGCCAAGCGGCCACAACGTCACGTGCCAAaaacgcgtcgcgcgtaGGCTCCAGCCACGAtggacgatgcggcgctgtgtACGCCGACAAAGCCCGACATGGACGAGTCGGGATTCGATACGACGTTTGAGGATGGAACCTCACATGTGTCTCTTTTTCAAAAAGCGGACAATTCGCTGCTAAATATGGGTCTGCCAAGCACAGAGACGCCGCATACCGCAAGCAAGAGTGGCGATACAGAAAGCGCAGAACAGGTtcatgcgcagctcgagcaaCTTCAAGCGCTGAATGCTATTTTTGCATCTTGCGAACGCGCACTCACATCCAGTGATGCTCAGGTCGAGGTGCGTGCTGGTGCGCTGACAACAGACGTTCGCGAGGAAAGTCAAAGAGACAGACCAGTTGCTGGATGTGTACATCGATCTACTAAAACATgccaaggagcggcgcTCGTTGCTTAGCGATCCACAATGGAAAGGCGCGTCAAAGGTACGTTATGCAGCATGCTCATACCAGGACGCGCAAGAACAAGCCGCACGTGAACAGGAAgaggcacggcgcgcgcgcgccacacAAGCTTCGCGCACACGTCCTGTCCGCaacgatttgcgcgcgagccaGCGAGGACAAGTGGCGCGGGCAGCGCATGGGATGCGTGCTTCGACCCGCGGCACGCCTGTGCCCAGATCTAGCACATCCACAGCGGCACACACCGCCACGCGTGCTAATGCGCGGCACCGCACAGCCCCAAGCTCGCAAATCCCCGGTCCATCGACGGcttcgcgccgcgtgtCCAGCAAAGAGGTGTAGGATAGTACGCATGATAATATTACATAAGCAAGGCCTGGCCGTGCCACCGGCTTGTTTCCTTTTGGCCAGTGTTATGACGCCGATAGCTAGCTTGCAGCTcctggatgcgctgcgcaaagatgACCGCGCGGCGGTAGATTCCATTGTGCGTGGTATGAACTTGACGAATCCCCAACCGCACTTGGAATCGCCGGCGCATCTCGCtgtgctttgcgccgagccTCAAATGATTGACCATGTGATGAAGCTGCCCGACATTGATCCAAACATGCCGGCCAGCGACACGGGCGACACGCCACTGCATGTGGCTGTCAGCACGAACCGCCTGGATGCAGCAGCATTGCTTCTTACCTTTTCTGCGATCAACAGTGATCAGGTCAACAAGCACGGCAAAACTCCAATAGAGCTCGTCAACTCGCCCGAGATGATGAACTTGCTGCAAACCGCAGACCAGGAgcttcgcgcgcgtatCTCCGAGGCACTGGAAGATtacgagcgcgaggcacaCAATGgtgagcgcctcggccgCGCTTATGCGAAGCTGAAGGAACTTATCGAGCTTCCCCGCGTCAACGCAGTCGACCTCGCTGTGGCCAGCACCGCGAGTGGAAATGACACGCTGCATGTCGCTGTACAGAACAAAGCTACCGACTTGATAGACCTGTGCATCCGCAAAGGCGTCGACCCCTATGTGAAAGACATGAATGGGCGCACCGCTGACAGTATGACACAGGATCCCGAAATCCACGCGCTGATGCGTAAGCTAACGAATCTTGAGGTTGACCAGACgattgcggcgcaccaGCCACCGACCTACCGCGGCTTCCTCGGCAAGTGGACCAACGTCATGCACGGATACAAGAGCCGCTGGTTTGTGCTCAAAGGTGGCATCCTGTCCTACTATGTAAGCCCTGAAGACGAAGgccgacttgcgcgcggctcgatcCATATGCGCTACGCAAACATCATCCCAAGCcgtggcgagcgcgcgcacttcgAGGTCGTGAGCCAGACAAATAAAGGCATGAGCAAGATTTGGCTGCGTGCCACCGACGCTGCcgaggccgtgcgctggattCAAATCCTTGAAAAGGCCAAGAGCCTTGAGCAGGGTATGGATGGCACTCACGAGGCAGCTGCGCCTACAAAGCGGGGCGGCGTCGCATTCACTGCGCCGACCGCACGCACCACACGAACCGACGAAGAGGCAATGGACGATGCACAGAGCGAGTCCATTTCGTTGGATGGGCGCGAAAACGATATGCCCTATGCAAAAAATTTCGTTATTGTGCACAACATGCTCAAGACACATTTGGATTTGAGTTTCCAGTTGCTGGATCAGTTGCAGCTCGCCCAAGGGACCTACATTCTTCACCCTGACCAACGAGGCAATCCGGAAGCACCTGTCCAGCCCGTTGGACAATTTCCTTTGCAGGGCGGCGGTATAGATCAGCAAACAATGGGAGCACTGCGCAAGTCATTTGCGGACAGGTTCGAGCTCTTCCAAGAGTATTCGCACATGGTGCAAGCGCGTGAAAAGTATCTTTGTGCACAGTTAGAGCGCGAAGTGAACGCACGAAACCTATGGGAGGAGCAGATGGCGACGTTGGGCAAGCAGAACAACGATGTTGAGGCGAACTTGTACAATGCCGTCGCGGTGAttgacgagcagcgcaaggagctCAGGCAGTTGCATGGCAGTACAGGCCAAGAGGCCACTGGTGCAaacgctgctgcaccgaGCGGCAATGTCGTGCGTGCATCTACATTTGATGAAGACGACGAGTTTTACGATGCAGTCGAATCAGGCAAGTTGCCAAACTTGTACGTGGAAGGACCGCTTGCGGGTGGGGTGCAGCGTAATGCAGAGCCGCaacagcagcagcaacaAGAACAACaacagcagcagcagcagcaagaacaacaacaacaacaacaacaacaacaacaacaacaacaacaacaacagCCACAGCAAGCTGCAAATGGGCAATCCAACGATGCTTCCGGTCCCTGGAACCCTGTAGCAGGCCCCGAATTCGAACCTTATGGTCACTTGCGCGAAACTATGCCTATTGCAAAAGACGAACGGCCGCCCATGTCCCTTTGGAACATCTTGAAGAAGAACATCGGCAAAGACCTAACCAAGATTTCGTTCCCTGTCGCATTCAACGAACCGACATCGatgctggagcgcatggcgGAAGACATGGAATTCTCCGAGTGCCTTGATGCTGCCGCTCTGCAGTCCGACTCCACGCGCCGTATTGCATACGTCGCTGCGTTTGCTGCCTCGAACTATAGCTCGACCATTGGCCGTATCGCAAAGCCCTTCAACCCACTGCTCGGCGAGACGTTTGAGTACGCACGCCTCGACAGAAAGTACCGCTACGTGAGCGAGCAAGTGAGCCATCACCCTCCGATCTCTGCATGCTTTTGCGAGTCGCCCTCATGGGAGTACATGGGATGTGTCGACGCCAAGTCCAAGTTCCTCGGTCGTTCTTTTGAGATCCGTCCAACTGGTGTGGCCCATGTGCTTGTGAAAATCAAGCCGGAGTGGGCGCCAGGATCCAAGCGGGAATCGATGCAAAAGTCTTCTCATAATCCGAGTCTCTTGATGGAGCACTACTCCTGGAACAAGGTAACCACCTCGGTCAGTGGTTTCTttgtcggcgcgccgacaaTCGATCACTACGGCGATATGACCGTCGAGAAT is a window from the Malassezia vespertilionis chromosome 7, complete sequence genome containing:
- a CDS encoding uncharacterized protein (EggNog:ENOG503NUG8; COG:I); the encoded protein is MDDAALCTPTKPDMDESGFDTTFEDGTSHVSLFQKADNSLLNMGLPSTETPHTASKSGDTESAEQVHAQLEQLQALNAIFASCERALTSSDAQVEVRAAIHNGKARQSPKLANPRSIDGFAPRVQQRASLQLLDALRKDDRAAVDSIVRGMNLTNPQPHLESPAHLAVLCAEPQMIDHVMKLPDIDPNMPASDTGDTPLHVAVSTNRLDAAALLLTFSAINSDQVNKHGKTPIELVNSPEMMNLLQTADQELRARISEALEDYEREAHNGERLGRAYAKLKELIELPRVNAVDLAVASTASGNDTLHVAVQNKATDLIDLCIRKGVDPYVKDMNGRTADSMTQDPEIHALMRKLTNLEVDQTIAAHQPPTYRGFLGKWTNVMHGYKSRWFVLKGGILSYYVSPEDEGRLARGSIHMRYANIIPSRGERAHFEVVSQTNKGMSKIWLRATDAAEAVRWIQILEKAKSLEQGMDGTHEAAAPTKRGGVAFTAPTARTTRTDEEAMDDAQSESISLDGRENDMPYAKNFVIVHNMLKTHLDLSFQLLDQLQLAQGTYILHPDQRGNPEAPVQPVGQFPLQGGGIDQQTMGALRKSFADRFELFQEYSHMVQAREKYLCAQLEREVNARNLWEEQMATLGKQNNDVEANLYNAVAVIDEQRKELRQLHGSTGQEATGANAAAPSGNVVRASTFDEDDEFYDAVESGKLPNLYVEGPLAGGVQRNAEPQQQQQQEQQQQQQQQEQQQQQQQQQQQQQQQQPQQAANGQSNDASGPWNPVAGPEFEPYGHLRETMPIAKDERPPMSLWNILKKNIGKDLTKISFPVAFNEPTSMLERMAEDMEFSECLDAAALQSDSTRRIAYVAAFAASNYSSTIGRIAKPFNPLLGETFEYARLDRKYRYVSEQVSHHPPISACFCESPSWEYMGCVDAKSKFLGRSFEIRPTGVAHVLVKIKPEWAPGSKRESMQKSSHNPSLLMEHYSWNKVTTSVSGFFVGAPTIDHYGDMTVENHDTGDKCVLTFMPRKWRGSDSHEICGKVFDASGQLVWEIAGRWSTQLVARRAGSDAQNLNPDEKISRSENPVSSSQSDSSYLLLWRNSEKHPSPFNLTPFAISLNALPNDLRPWLPPTDCRLRPDLYAFEHGKYDQADDFKVALENRQRETRSKRDSGALPPHKPRWFECSTDPATNAPLWKPLISKDDNGADTMEYWVDRHNVGSEHVRGDSRAEWPNVECIFGDLAQP
- a CDS encoding uncharacterized protein (SECRETED:SignalP(1-32); COG:T; EggNog:ENOG503NZ0S; TransMembrane:10 (o6-29i69-92o112-131i143-162o182-205i308-329o335-357i369-388o408-434i455-477o)), whose amino-acid sequence is MASGAAWMLVVVLRGCIGALACIAHPWLLGEAQYVALEPAHDKTAASFALPLAHAGTVRRGRSFWQLPLEISSVLFCLALEECGMMCVFVLLEHLYGDKGFITANWHFSLPLVVLFIILILPFAACLLLCVGERGKRWSTSRTMASVALFVGWCFAFFRIPVPSTVQPAITGLYGAVLSRAGVLGISMIAVLSGTAAAGAMCDSYEMLSLRRKKKWREMDVDGAEASFVRTCTDLQARRASARMLEADIEADGPRTGISRYFTRSSKDKELAALHTEITGLAMMASVMRSDLDVMQAQQRRIRYSRTVFGRILLACGYLFSLYCAFRIVQCLLNLVFFGYNTGASPDFVSTCFAYAVRMFGMDIDVHTWAPRIAFLFLGGLICMRMRVILSSLSSMINALSSGTSTDLLVLFTAQVLCIYTLAALIQLHTNVATEPGTPHRTSKLLASLPEFQRVFGGMFDFVFLLTASATAGYRWYCWRSDVAAL